From one Anabas testudineus chromosome 21, fAnaTes1.2, whole genome shotgun sequence genomic stretch:
- the tmem177 gene encoding transmembrane protein 177 — translation MASSFLKYSVLLQKYRTPLLITSCGGIFAANMFYHVFPDISYRRLYQAWHKGEPVTLSEKLQGVFQQVLKDYGISSPKNLSAFASFGFHPVGAGVPWLPAGAQIGIPANFNSTADDSSGITNRAVFINGKMVDWNSDAGCALKEALVFSPEAQKFAIAREVARLQSGGPVMSAVVAPFCLGGLWVYSIVLKQVFGLHAGPLLLRGAVNAVALGLCAISYFLTSDALNQWIDYTSDRRAAGVSRDYAKGGLEFYDKMLSRNRTLRSLMGQKGEEMYAPSGNLFPAHLLQLKHAPYTSRREGILALLKEEKV, via the exons atGGCGTCTAGTTTCCTCAAGTACTCTGTGCTTCTTCAGAAGTACAGGACTCCGCTGCTCATCACGAGCTGTGGTGGGATCTTTGCAGCCAACATGTTCTACCACGTTTTCCCTGATATTTCCTATCGACGGCTCTATCAGGCCTGGCACAAAGGAGAGCCAGTCACGCTGTCTGAAAAGCTGCAGGGTGTTTTCCAACAG GTGTTGAAGGACTATGGTATCAGCTCGCCCAAGAACCTTTCTGCTTTTGCCTCTTTTGGTTTCCATCCAGTTGGTGCTGGAGTTCCTTGGCTCCCTGCAGGTGCCCAGATCGGCATCCCAGCAAACTTCAACAGCACGGCTGATGATTCGAGTGGAATCACCAACCGCGCCGTATTCATAAACGGCAAAATGGTGGACTGGAACAGTGATGCAGGTTGTGCTCTGAAGGAGGCACTGGTGTTTTCGCCCGAGGCACAGAAGTTTGCCATAGCGCGGGAAGTGGCCCGCTTACAGTCTGGAGGGCCGGTCATGAGTGCTGTTGTTGCCCCATTCTGCCTGGGTGGGTTGTGGGTGTATAGCATCGTCCTAAAGCAGGTGTTTGGACTACATGCCGGGCCTCTGCTGCTTCGTGGAGCTGTGAATGCTGTGGCGCTGGGCCTCTGTGCCATATCCTACTTCCTCACCTCTGATGCTCTCAACCAATGGATTGACTATACCTCAGATCGACGTGCAGCTGGAGTTTCCCGTGATTATGCCAAAGGAGGGTTAGAATTTTATGATAAGATGCTGTCTAGAAACAGGACTCTGCGCTCCCTGATGGGCcagaaaggagaggagatgTATGCTCCCAGTGGAAACTTGTTTCCCGCTCACCTTCTTCAGCTGAAACACGCACCGTACACTTCCAGGAGGGAAGGGATCCTGGCTCTGCTAAAAGAGGAGAAAGTTTAA